ACGTTTTGTTTTAACATTCAGTATTTCAATAAGTTTCATGCATATACAATGTCGCAAAGCATATAAATATAAACCGTCAAATTTGTAATAATCTTGGTGTTATGTATTTTTCCAATACTCCAATATTTCACACAAAGATAAAAACATGTATGTGGATTATCCAGTTCCgtctttataagagtaaatatatagttatattcTTTTTGCTTCCAGAAACATTTCCATACTTAACAAAATAGATATTAAGGTTCGCTATACGTAAGTCgcatgatttttagttaggATAAGTTGATTGTTTAGCTGTTAGATCTAAATcgtgctttaagattcgaaACAAAATAGAAGGGAGTAGCTTTGATACTATCGACTGGAATTAAatcttttgcttaaaaaattAGACGCCTAAGATATGGACACACTCAAAGATATTTGGCATAATAAATAGATTAAATTTCAAGGGAGCGTTTTTGGGGCAATCGTATTCCCAGTTTTTTGGAGAAGGGAGACCTGGACGGCGCCTTGGTGccagggagcggcaggagagCCCCCGTGCTCGGGTTGCGGACATAGGGGCTGTGGAAGGGCCAACGGTGGAGCAGGGCCAGCCCGTGGCACGTCTTCAGGGTTAGCATCCGGAGCACGCACTCCACGTCCAGCTGCGGGAGCACTAGGCCGGGGATCAACTTCTGCAATTGGTGCTACTcatgcccgcgccgccatgcTTGGAGGGAGGTCAACAAAGGAGGAGAACGAGAGCGCGGCGGCCCAGGAGTGTGACAGGCAGCGGCAACGGCCGACGAACTTGGCTGGCAGTCGGGCGAAGATCTCCACCAGCATCTCGTCCGACAACGTCAGGGGTACTAGAAGCGTGCTGGCGGTGGCCATGGTCCTTGCTTTGCTTGGCTGTCGATGACGAGGCTTGCTGCTGCAACATATCACTGTCTTCCCTCGCGTGTTTCACTTTCATCTCGTGTGGATTGAGTTCCGGATCGCGCTTGATCGATGATCTATTGTGATGATTTGATATGGCCGGCCTTGTAAGGCTGGTCATAATGGAAAATAATTTAGAGTGGTAACATTCTTATGTTATTAGTTACTGCCTCTACAGTGGTGAGTAACTTATACATGATATCATTGTCATTTATTATGTTATATACGCATCTTGTCTTGTTTTATGTGATTTTAttgtaacatatctagttatcGCTTTTTTTATTGTCCTGTCATGTCACCAAAATACCTAATTCAcgtatttttttattatgttcgtgttaattttttttaacagcaCCTCGATTTCGATCTTTTTGGCTTTGCTTGTCCGAACTGAAAATCGGTCCACTTCCTGTCCTGGGAAAAGCAACAAAGCCGAAGCGAAACCGAACGTATGTCGTGTCGTGCCGTATGGGTGAGCGAGGGGAAgcgcggtcgccgccgcggacCCGCGGTGTCCTCTCCACTCCAAACTGAATagcaccgcgccgccgctggaaaATCCTCTCCAATTGCTCGTCTGACCCAGCAAGCAACCCTAGCCTACCGCCCCTCCATCCAAtacgcgccgccgcgggccaTGGAGTTCCGCTTCCGCGCCGGTGAACGCGgccccacctcgccgccgcccgcctccagcGTCTCCCGCCCCAGCGACGGCTACTTCGTGCCGCGTGGCATGCAAGGTAAACCACTAATCACCGCTGGGGCAGAGCTTCTGAGCTCACTCCTCGGAACCCCCTGACGCTGTTCGCGCATCTCGCGCAGGTGGGCCtttgccgccaccgccgccgttcgAGTGGGACGCGGCGATGCGGGAACGGATCATTCAAGACGAGGTGAAGCGGCGgctcgtcgaggaggaggtgcgCCGCGAGTTCGAGGTCCACGGCGGGTTCGGGCCTGGGCCCTTCTTCGCTCCAGATTTCgtcatgccgccgccgctgatgccgatgccgatgctcCCGCCTCCGCACACGCTGCCGCCAATGCCATTTGAAGGGTTTGGAGCCTGGCCGGGGTTCGATCAGTTCGGGCCTCGTGGGCCCGTCGGGTTTGGGCAGATGATGCTGCCCCGTGGTGATGAGAGGAGGTGGTCTCCGCCGAGGCCGAAGCCGAAGCGTACTCTCGAACTGCGGGAGATCGGGCCGAGCGAGAGACCTGAGGTATGTGCGCACAAACCTCCCTGTTTGGATTGCTCAGGAAAGGGGGGCATTGCCATCGTACTTCTGTAGTTCTTTTCCAGATTTGGCATAAAAAACCCGACTACCTGGCTCAGGAATTCTTTCCATATTCCGTTCTGTCACTTCAGAGCTCTGCGCACTATCCAACTATCTGTTGCATTTTAGCTTAATGTTGCCATTATGCTAGCTATACACGGGTTGTTTCACTTGGTGCTTAGAAATGTCGTTATGCTCAACTTAGCAGCAACATGTAATTTTGTAAAATGTTCTAGTGATGCATAAGTGAGCAACCCTTGTTATCCAGAGACAACATTAGTTTGGTTGGTTCAACAGAGCAAAACATATACTATTTGGAATAAATCAGTACTTACCCTTTTGGGGTAAAAAAGAGTGACAGGGAATAACTGAAGATATTGTTCTCAACCACTCTTTGGTGAAAGATATGAAGCATGGCAGTGTTTACTGGGGACATCAGGGATAAGATCAGAGTTTGTAAGGAATTACTTGTAGGTTTCAGTATCTAGGTTTGGCAATATTATAAATCTGCAATTAAGTGCTTCACACCTTATTTGGTCCGTCATGCCCTTCACCGGATGCTGATGTTTAACCATCAATTTTACCTGTGTCTATGTATTCCTTTGAGCGATATTCTTATCTGTAGAGATATACAGTACTTTCCATGAAGAGAAATAGTTTCACTCAAGCAAATGTGCAtaacatgtttttcttctaGAGCAGCAGAATGTTGTTACATGCACTCCCAAGTTTACTACTGCTCTGAAAATTTCAGGCTgtttcatcgaaaatgaaggttccaaagatgaagaggaaggcAGATGAAATTGCTGCAACTACTTTACCAAGGAAAGTACAGAAACCAGCCAAGGACTGGAGCTGTGCACTATGCCAGATGACAGCAACTTGTGAAGCTGGTCTGAATGAGCATCTTGAAGGACGAAAACATAAGGCGAAGTTAGCTAAATGTGGAGCCAGCAATGTGATCAATTATGTCAAAAACAACTTGCAGACGACCACTGGGAATAAGGACAGCACAGGCCCTAGTGATGAACCTAAGAAAATATGCATCCTAGTAGATGGAGCAATGCATGAAGTTGTTCAGAAGAACAATTACCTATGGTGCGATCGCTGCAAAGTCAGGTGCGATAGCAACGTGACCATGGCTGGTCATCTGCGGGGCAAGAAGCACAGTCAATTAAACAAGGTTTGGACATCGATACTGGCTGTGAGAATGAATAAGAAAACTGAGGAAGGTTTGGCTTCTCCTTGTGGAAGTAAGTTAAATGCAAATGATTGTACTGAAATTCCAGCCGTAATTATGGGCGACCTAGACATGGCCATCAAGGTAGATGAAAGTGGCCCTAtagaaattaagaaagaaaGCACAAACATGGGTACAGAAGTACATGAAAATAGCCCTGTGGAAACTAAGAAGGAAGACATGGACATGACAAATGATGGGATCCAACTCGTGCCAAAGGAGGAGTAACACCATACCTTGGTCCTCACCCAAACTTCTTGCTTGAATTCTTTCATTAGTCATCATCTTATCGCGAAACATATGCCTAGGTGAGGTTGCCACCCATATGTAGTTTGTATGGTAACAATAATGCATATGGGCAGTGTTTACTTGTTAAGTTTCTTGGGTGCTGGTAATCAAGTTAGAATGTTGCAAGTCCAATGCCGGCTTGTAGGACATGTAACTTGATTGCCATTCTCCAGGTAACTTTGCATGAGAACATTGTTCATTAGATTTATGTATTATTGTTACTCTGCGGGCATGTTTGCTACATAAAGATATTTCTATGTAGAATGCCCAGTGTGAGTTGTACCTGAGTACTTATACTTTGTTTTGATTGTTGCCCTCTGGTTCTTTGTACTGGGCAGAGGTGGGATGGTTTAGCTCGTCATGAGTAGGGTTTCCCGGTTTTGAACTTAGAAAAATAGGAACTAGgaaatatcaggtgaaaatGCTCCTAAAAGTTGTAGATTCCATGAAAATGGGGTGTAAAGGTTTCGAAGATCCTCAACTGATTTATAGTGCCTGGGAAGGTTATGGCCTATATCCATGTGGAATTTAAGGATCAAATGCAAGATATTTGATAATCAAGATTTGCATGGATGTAGAATATACCCTTTCTGAGCACCACAAATTATTTGAGAGGTGATTTTTGAAACTTCTGCACCTATTATTCACGGGATTTGCAACTTCAGACCATTTTCGCCGGACATCCCCTGGAGGGCTGGACAGGTTCGGCCATTGCAGCTTAGTCTAGGATGTCGCGACAAAACTCAATACTACATCTTGCAGCCAATCAAGAAGCAATCCATGTCTGTGATCATGCCGTTCATTTGTGTTAGACCAGAGTTCCAGCGTCTCTCTGCAGGGTTCAGCTGTTCTACCCGGTCTATGTTGATTCTGGGCACATTGCTGCTTACTCAGATTGTGGTTGCTTCTatcttttctcaaaaaaaaaaaagctttgcTAGCATGTACAGCTAATTAGCTACGTAGCCAAGACATCTTGTTTGTAGCCTATATGCAAACATGACCATGGTGATCTGTGGATATTACACACTGCAGAGATGTCAGCTTGTGTCTTCCTTCAGGATTTCAGACGCCTCTGTTTTAAACACGTCAGATGCAGTTTTCGGTTAAATTTTCTCTGGATCTTACATCTGAAGTCATTGCAGCTAGCACAGCAGAGTGTACTAGCAGAGCAGACATCATGCAGCAGCTTCAGAGGAACGACCGACCTCGAAGCCTATTAAGCTCTCCAAGCGAAGCAAATGAAAGGCTCAAATAACTAGTTTCGCAAAGGTAACGATACACAGTTTTTCAGTTGGTGACGAGAATCACAAAGCCAGCAGCAGCTTGCTGGGTGATTACGTTACAAATCAGTAGTAAGACGTAACGAAGCTGACAAGTGTGGGGAACAGACCCCAGGATCTAACACCATCGGCGGTGAAGTGTGACGTCAGCCGGTGGTGAGTTGCTTCTTCTTGGCCTCGGCCTCGTCGGTGGCCTCCACCTGCGCCTTGGCCGCGCGCATgtccgcctgcgccgcctcctcctcgctccgcGCCGTCGCCTTCTGCACCTGATCCCAGAAATAACCCAACGCCACTCGACTCGATCAGAAAAGGAGGCATTAATCGAGGCTAAAAATCCGATGATGGAGTTACCGACCAGGCCCTGCACGGTGGCCTTGGCGTGCTGCAGCCCTTCCTGCACCGACACGCCCAGCGACGCCGCTCCCCTCTgcgccttcgccgccggcgccggcgtctcctcctccttcctcctcccgccgctctCCATGATCTCCCCTTCCTGCTGCGGAGTGCTAGCGATGATCGATCggtgagaagagaagagagcgAGAGAAGAAGCGTGTGCAGAGGCTGGATCATAAACCCGGCCGGCGTGGTTTATGTAAGCTGGGCAGGCGCAGCGGTAGCTTCTGGACGAACGACGACGCGTGCGCTTTCCTGGCTCTTGCAAAGGGGAGAATTGGATGCTCTCTGCTGGCGCGCTGCGGCGCTCCCACGTGTCGGCTGCCTGCCACGAAGGCCAAAGCCGCCTGCGGTGGCGTGCTGTGCAATAGGGGCACCGCGGCCCGCGGGCCGGGCCCGTCGGATCTAAGAGGAGAGGTAGTTATCGATTCAGTCTTGCTCTGGGCTTTTTCTGCTCTGCTATGGGCTTCTTCGGTACGGAGCCTGCATCGGCATGCGCTCCGCTTCGTTTCGACGGTGAAGAAGGCTTTTCGGAACAGAAGCACCCAGGGTTTgccgggcggcgcggaggcggccggacCTAGCTAGCTTCTTCCCCGACGACGCAACGGCAACGCAGGTGAGCATCTTCGCCGCCCAAACTGCCAGGCCGGCCGTTTCTCTCAGGCCACCTTCTCCGCTGCCTTCTCTTCGCTCTTCTCCCCAACTACCACTAGTGCTCAAAATCGACCGCCCTCGGCCCTCCCGGCCTGCGTCCGCGCcagattaatttttttttatatgggGGGGTGTGAAAAGGAGGGTTTTTGATTGAACCCCAGGCTAAACCCCTCTCCGTGTCTCCTTTTTCTTGCATCTCTGGGAAACAGTTTGTTGTTGCGCCTACTCCTTCAGATCGATCTGGAGCACCAAAGCTCCCTGTTTATCTCGTGCACTACTAACGCCTGATGATGCTTCATAATTTGCAGTTGACCGGACTCAGAAgagcgcagcagcagcaatgccGGACAGGAGAGGCAGGACCGTCCTCGATGACCTGCCCGAGGAGATCATCGAGAAGATACTCATCCTGCGGCCGGCCAAGGACGTCGGCCGCTGCCGCGCGTCCGCAAGTCGTGGCGCAGCGCGACCTCCACCCCCTATTCACGCTCGaacaccaccgccgccagccgTTGCTCCCGCTCATCCGAGCACCGGGGGAAGAGACCATATTCTTCGTCTACCGTGACGACCAACAACAGCTCAGGCCCTTCGTCTGTTACGTCCACGAGAAATTCCACACCTCCGGTGAGGGCTTCTTCATCCTCTCCGGGGAGTCCTCCCGGTTCTACATCTCCAACCCGACCATCCGCATGCATGCTCTCCTGCCCCAGCCTCGGTCCGGGCCAGACATCCGCAACACCGTGATCGGCCTCTATCAGCACCACCCCACCGGAGAATACAGGGTGCTCTGGGTCTCACAGCACTTGACCAAATACAAGTTATATGTCGTCACAGTGGGATCCGATGAGCCGAGGCATATCGGAGTCAGTATGCCAACAATGTCGTCGTCTTCGGTGAAACAAATGTTGTTGCCCGAGCTGTTGTACTTGTACGCTCCAGCAGTTCATCACCGTGGCAACCTGCACTGGAGTGTTTACGACGACAGAGGCCTTATCCACCGCGCAGGAGACGACATTATTGTGTTTTACACGGTAGCCGAGTCGTTCCGGTCGATGTGTGCTCCTGTTCCCACCAAGCGGCGGTATTATTTGATGAGGTTGTTCGACATG
This is a stretch of genomic DNA from Brachypodium distachyon strain Bd21 chromosome 1, Brachypodium_distachyon_v3.0, whole genome shotgun sequence. It encodes these proteins:
- the LOC100844030 gene encoding uncharacterized protein LOC100844030, which translates into the protein MESGGRRKEEETPAPAAKAQRGAASLGVSVQEGLQHAKATVQGLVQKATARSEEEAAQADMRAAKAQVEATDEAEAKKKQLTTG
- the LOC100840799 gene encoding uncharacterized protein LOC100840799; translated protein: MEFRFRAGERGPTSPPPASSVSRPSDGYFVPRGMQGGPLPPPPPFEWDAAMRERIIQDEVKRRLVEEEVRREFEVHGGFGPGPFFAPDFVMPPPLMPMPMLPPPHTLPPMPFEGFGAWPGFDQFGPRGPVGFGQMMLPRGDERRWSPPRPKPKRTLELREIGPSERPEAVSSKMKVPKMKRKADEIAATTLPRKVQKPAKDWSCALCQMTATCEAGLNEHLEGRKHKAKLAKCGASNVINYVKNNLQTTTGNKDSTGPSDEPKKICILVDGAMHEVVQKNNYLWCDRCKVRCDSNVTMAGHLRGKKHSQLNKVWTSILAVRMNKKTEEGLASPCGSKLNANDCTEIPAVIMGDLDMAIKVDESGPIEIKKESTNMGTEVHENSPVETKKEDMDMTNDGIQLVPKEE